In Xylanibacillus composti, the following are encoded in one genomic region:
- a CDS encoding CoA-binding protein yields MPYEHPAREDIRKLLEQSHTIAVVGCSDNPERTSYQIAEAMQAKGYRIIPVNPNADNILGEICYPTLMDVPEKIDIVNVFRRSETVVPIAEEAVRIGAKAFWLQLGILNEEAGRIAEEGGLTVIMDRCIKVEDAILLPDRKQTGK; encoded by the coding sequence ATGCCGTACGAACACCCTGCCAGGGAAGACATACGCAAGCTGCTTGAGCAAAGCCATACGATCGCCGTAGTCGGCTGCTCCGACAATCCGGAACGAACCTCCTATCAAATTGCGGAAGCGATGCAAGCCAAAGGCTATCGCATTATCCCTGTCAATCCGAATGCCGACAACATCTTGGGCGAAATCTGCTATCCGACTCTGATGGATGTGCCGGAGAAGATCGATATTGTCAATGTGTTCCGCCGCAGCGAAACAGTCGTGCCGATTGCGGAGGAGGCTGTCAGAATCGGCGCGAAGGCTTTCTGGCTGCAGTTGGGCATTCTCAATGAGGAAGCAGGCCGCATCGCGGAGGAAGGCGGACTGACTGTCATTATGGATCGCTGCATCAAGGTGGAGGATGCCATCCTGCTGCCTGATAGGAAACAGACGGGAAAGTAA